ACCCTCGGCTGGAATCGCTATGGCAACCGCTCTGGTGTCAGCTCTGACCGGCAGAAAAGTATCCCGTGAAGTAGCCATGACCGGTGAAATTACCCTTCGCGGGCGGGTGCTGCCGATTGGCGGCGTGAAAGAGAAAACTTTGTCCGCTCACCGGGCCGGAATCAAGAAGGTGCTGCTGCCAAAGGACAATGAGAAAGATTTGGAAGACATTCCGGAAAGCGTGCGCAAGGAATTGAAGATTGTACTGGTTGAACATATGGACCAGGTTCTGGAACAGGCGTTGGTGTAAGCATGATTATCCATTCGTCCGAATTTGTCATATCGGCGGTCGGGCCGAAGCAGTATCCGGAGGGAGGCCAACCGGAGATTGCTTTGGCTGGTCGTTCCAACGTAGGAAAGTCATCCCTGATCAACCGTCTGATCAATCGGAAAAACCTCGCAAGAACGTCCGCAAAACCAGGGAAAACACAAACCTTGAATTTTTATCACATTAACAAATCCTTTTATTTTGTGGATTTGCCCGGGTATGGATTTGCCAGGGTCCCCAAATCGGTCAAGGACCAGTGGGCCAAGTTTATCGAACAGTACCTTTCCAAACGGGATTCTTTGAAGGTGGTGCTGCAGTTGATCGATTTGCGCCATCCGCCAACAAGCGAGGACATCTCCATGTTTGAATGGCTGGGTCACTTCGGCCTTCCGCGGATTGTGGTGACGACCAAGGCGGACAAGAGCNNNNNNNNNNNNNNNNNNNNNNNNNNNNNNNNNNNNNNNNNNNNNNNNNNNNNNNNNNNNNNNNNNNNNNNNNNNNNNTCGCCCGCGGCCATTGGCTGAAGCACCAAAAGGTGATCCGGGAAGCGTTGAAAGTACCGAAGGATGTGCCCATGGTGCTTTTTTCTTCCGAAACGGGAGTCGGGAAAGAAGAACTGTGGGGGCTGCTGGAGCCTTATCTTGAGCGATAAATCGGATGGCCCGCCACTTGCTTGAATAACGAAACCCTTGTCTCTGGTGACAAGGGTTTTTTACATGGCTATAATTTGTATCAAGGGAGTGAGTTTTTATGAACAAACGGCAATCCAAACCTGACAGAGCGAAAGAAACTCCGGAGACTTACACTTATGAAGATTATGCCGCTTTGGATGACGGTCTCAGGTACGAACTCGCGGACGGCAAATTGGAATTGATGAGCCCAGCTCCGACACCGCTTCACCAGGCAGTCAGTTTTCAACTTCATTACACGCTGGATCAGAGTTGCAGATCCGAGTATGTGATCATCAGCGCTCCTGTGGATGTCATCTTGTCCAAGATGGAGGTCCGACAGCCTGATATTGTGATGGTTCACCGAAGCAGGATGTCTGTTATAACCAGGAGAGGGATTGAAGGACCGCCTGATCTGGTGGTGGAAATTACGTCCTCCTCATCGCGCAGAAGGGACAAAGTGCACAAAACGAAGGCCTATGCGAAATATTCGGTTCCGGAATATTGGATACTGGATCTTGAGAGCAAAACCCTTGAACAATATGTATTGAATGGCCATGTTTACGAACTGCTTGATGTGTATGCGGCAGACGATCAGATACATTCGGAAAGGATTGCCTGTGTTTCATTTTCGATGAATCAGATCCTGAACAATGTACCGGACTTGCCTGCATGACACGGAAAAATCCCCCGTTCACACCGACGATCAGAATCGAGCATGAAACTCAGGCTTCTCTAACGGGACGCTGTTGCTTCCGCTGTCGTTTCTTCCTTGTCGCTTCCACCCAGCTCTGCGAATAACATCCCCGCGAGGATCAACAAACAACCGACAACCGCTTGCCCGCTCAATCGTTCATCCGCCCACAGATAGGCAGTCACCGCCGCAAAGACCGGTTCGGTCGAGAAAATCAAGGCTGTACGGGTCGGTGTGGTGAACTTTTGAAATTGAGACTGTGCAACAAACGCCAGGGCTGTTGCAAATACCGCACAAATAAGCAAGGCCATCTCCACTGTCGGATTGAACAGCACGTCTTTTGTGAACGATTGCTGCCACGGTTCAAAAAAGAAAGCCCCAATGAAGTTGAGAACGGCTACCGCCGCGATTTGATACATTGCTAGCGGAAGAGCTTTGTGCCGGGGTGCGTATTTTCCCATCGTTATGATGTGCATGGCATAAGAGACCGCGCAAAGGAAGACGAGCAAATCCCCAAGGTTGGCTGCTTCCACTTTGTCGAGTGAAAGCAAGGCAAGCCCAATAGTGGCAGCCAGTACTCCAATTACCGTCGGACGTTTCGGCTTCAAGTGGAGCAGCCACACGGAGAACAAGGGAACGAGCACAACCGACAAACCTGTAATAAAACCGGCTTTTGAGACGGAAGTAAATTGCAAACCGAATGTTTGGAACGCATATCCGGCGAACAGCCAAAATCCCAGTACCAGTCCGGCTTTGATTAGGCCTTTGTCCGTGTGCAGCTGGTCACGTTTGAAAATCAGCAGAATCAGACAAATCAGGACGGCGGCAATCGTGAACCGGACGCCGAGAAACGTAAACGGAGGCATCGTGGCAATCGCTTCTTTGACCAACACGAAGGTGGCCCCCCATGAAAAGGTGACCAAAAGCAGAATGAGATCGGCGATAAGCGACTTTCTTACCAAGCTCTGCACCTCCGTTGTCAGTAAACAATGGTTCCATTATAACAAAAAAACCGGGATTGGCAGAACCCCGATTGTAAAAAGATTTTAACTGATTTAGCCCTGTTCTCTCCAGGTTTGCCAGCGTTTCTCCAGCATCGCAACCGCCTGGTACATGAACGTTGCCAGAATCGAGACCAGCAGCAGGCTCATCATCACCAGCGTCAGATTGAACACCTGGAACCCGTAGATCATCAGATAGCCGAGACCTGATTTTGCCACGAGAAATTCACCGACAATCACTCCAACCCAGGCCAGGCCGACATTCACTTTGAGCGTGGAGAGAATGGTCGGGCGGGCAGCCGGGAAGATCACCTTCTGAAAAACCTGACGCTTGCTCGCGCCAAAGGTGCTGACCATCTTGATCATGTTGGGATCGACTTCCTTAAATGCGGTATACACCACAATCGTTGTGATAACGACAGAAATCGCCAGCGCCATCATTACAATGGACAGAAATCCCGCTCCAAATGACACAATAAAGATCGGGCCAAGGGCAACTTTTGGCATGGAGTTGAAAACGACGATATAGGGATCAAGCACCCTGCCGACAAAGGGCGACCACCATATCAAGATTGCCAAAAGCGTTCCCGCCACGGTTCCTATCAGAAACCCCACAACCGTTTCTCCTATTGTGATCCAGGAATGATGCAGGAGACTTCCGTCCGTGCTCATTTGCACGAATAACTTCCACATCTTTGATGGATAAGAAAAAATGAAAGGATCGATCCAATTCATTCGGGCCGCGATCTCCCACAGGGCCAGAAAGGCGATGAGCAGGCCCCATTGAGCAAACGATACCTTCAGTTTCAGGATCCGCTGCTGGCGCAAGAATTCCGCGAGCTCATTCCTCATCCTGCAATTCCTCCCAAAGCTGTCGAAATAATTGATGGAACGACTGATGTTCCCGGGCATCCAGTGGTGACAAGGCACGAATGTCTTCCGGGACTTCGAATACATTTTTCAGTCGCCCTGGCCGGGTCGACATTACAAGGACACGGTCACACATAGCGATCGCTTCCCCCAAATCGTGAGTGACCAACACTGCTGTAATTTTGTACTTATCGAGAGTTTGGACGATCAAATCCTCCAATTGAAGCTTGATCTGATAATCCAAAGCGGAGAATGGCTCATCGAGCAAGAGGATCTTGGGTCTGACTGCCAACGTGCGGACAAGTGCCGCCCGCTGCCGCATGCCCCCGGACAACTGATGGGGATATTTTGGCTCGGTTCCTTCCAGCCCCATTTCCCTCAGCAATTGTTTGGCATATTCGATGGATTCAGCATTCTTCCGACTCTGAATCTCAAGACCAATGCACACATTATCAAGGATCGTGCGCCAGGGAAGCAGGTAGTCCTGCTGCAGCATGT
This portion of the Effusibacillus lacus genome encodes:
- a CDS encoding Uma2 family endonuclease, producing MNKRQSKPDRAKETPETYTYEDYAALDDGLRYELADGKLELMSPAPTPLHQAVSFQLHYTLDQSCRSEYVIISAPVDVILSKMEVRQPDIVMVHRSRMSVITRRGIEGPPDLVVEITSSSSRRRDKVHKTKAYAKYSVPEYWILDLESKTLEQYVLNGHVYELLDVYAADDQIHSERIACVSFSMNQILNNVPDLPA
- the yihA gene encoding ribosome biogenesis GTP-binding protein YihA/YsxC codes for the protein MIIHSSEFVISAVGPKQYPEGGQPEIALAGRSNVGKSSLINRLINRKNLARTSAKPGKTQTLNFYHINKSFYFVDLPGYGFARVPKSVKDQWAKFIEQYLSKRDSLKVVLQLIDLRHPPTSEDISMFEWLGHFGLPRIVVTTKADKS
- a CDS encoding DMT family transporter; the encoded protein is MVRKSLIADLILLLVTFSWGATFVLVKEAIATMPPFTFLGVRFTIAAVLICLILLIFKRDQLHTDKGLIKAGLVLGFWLFAGYAFQTFGLQFTSVSKAGFITGLSVVLVPLFSVWLLHLKPKRPTVIGVLAATIGLALLSLDKVEAANLGDLLVFLCAVSYAMHIITMGKYAPRHKALPLAMYQIAAVAVLNFIGAFFFEPWQQSFTKDVLFNPTVEMALLICAVFATALAFVAQSQFQKFTTPTRTALIFSTEPVFAAVTAYLWADERLSGQAVVGCLLILAGMLFAELGGSDKEETTAEATASR
- a CDS encoding ABC transporter ATP-binding protein, with translation MTAAITFDHVTKKYLSLSGETTAVEEFDCSIQEGEFVGIVGPSGCGKSTLLSMLAGLFGPSSGEVRLFGEPVTEPSLTIGYMLQQDYLLPWRTILDNVCIGLEIQSRKNAESIEYAKQLLREMGLEGTEPKYPHQLSGGMRQRAALVRTLAVRPKILLLDEPFSALDYQIKLQLEDLIVQTLDKYKITAVLVTHDLGEAIAMCDRVLVMSTRPGRLKNVFEVPEDIRALSPLDAREHQSFHQLFRQLWEELQDEE
- a CDS encoding ABC transporter permease, whose translation is MRNELAEFLRQQRILKLKVSFAQWGLLIAFLALWEIAARMNWIDPFIFSYPSKMWKLFVQMSTDGSLLHHSWITIGETVVGFLIGTVAGTLLAILIWWSPFVGRVLDPYIVVFNSMPKVALGPIFIVSFGAGFLSIVMMALAISVVITTIVVYTAFKEVDPNMIKMVSTFGASKRQVFQKVIFPAARPTILSTLKVNVGLAWVGVIVGEFLVAKSGLGYLMIYGFQVFNLTLVMMSLLLVSILATFMYQAVAMLEKRWQTWREQG